DNA from Fundidesulfovibrio terrae:
AGCCTGCGGCGAATGCCACCAGAAGGAATTCGACTCCTTCTCGAAATTCGCCAAAAAGGCACACTCGTTCAAATCCATCCAGATCATGGCCTCCAAGCTCGAACCAAGCGAGCTCAAGGAGTGCTACGCCTGCCACACCACGGGCTACGGACAGCCCGGCGGCTTCGTCAGCCTCGAAAAGACTCCCGAACTGGCCAACGCGGGCTGCGAAGTCTGTCACGGCCCCGGCTCGGCGCACGCCGAATCAGGCGAGAAGAGCCTGATCAAGAACAAGCTCAGCGTCGAGGAATGCCAGACCTGCCACAACGGCGAGAGGGTCAAATCCTTCGGATTCAAGCCGATGCTCTTCGGCGGCGCGCACTAGGGGGCGGCGATGCACATCTTCTACCAGTCGTTAGGGGTCCGGGTGCTGCTGCTCATCACCGGAGTATCCGTCCTGGTGTTCAGCGGACTTTTCGCGGCCAACGCCACATGGCAGAACCGCTCCACCATGCAACTGGTCTCGGCCAGCTCCGACCGCACGGCCGATCTCATCCTCATGGCCATCGAGGAGCCCATGCGCCTGGGCAAGAACGAGGAGACCTCCCACGTCTTCCGGAAAATGGCCCGGCGCGAACAGTCCTCGCAGATCTTCCTGACCGATTTCAAGGGCAACGTGACCTATTCCACCAACGAAGGCGCCCTCCGCAAGGATCTGGCGCCCTTCCTTGGAGAATCCGGGGTCGCGGCCATGATGGGCAAGACCCTTGGCGGAAACGAAGCCTCGGGACGCGTCACCCTGGATGGCAAGCACATGCTGGCCATGACCAAGCCCATCCGCAACGAACCCGAGTGCCACCATTGCCACGGCGCGGCCAAACCCGTGCTCGGGGCCATCGTGGTCCTGCAGGACATCTCCGCCACCATGGCCCAGGCGGACAACGACAAGCTCATGAGCGGGCTCATCTCCCTGGCGGGGCTTGTGCTCCTGCTCTCGCTGGTGACCTGGTTCATGAAGCGCGCCGTGCTCAGGCGCATCAACTCCCTGGCCGCAAACACCGCCCTGGTGCGCCAGGGGCGCCATGACGTGGACTTCCAGATCAAGGGCCAGGACGAGCTCTCAGGGCTCTCGCGCGACCTGGCGGCCATGGTGCGCACCATCCAGGACCAGCTCGAATACAACAACAGCGTCCTTTCGGGCATCAACATTCCCCTCTTCGTCACCGACAAGACCGGCGAGTTCTGCTTCGTCAACCAACCCCTGAGCGTCATCCTGGGGCAGAAGCAGGCGGAGCTGGTCTGCCGCCACGCCGACGTGACCTTGAGCGAAGGTGGAGCGCCCGTGACCATCGCCACCGAGGTCATGAACACCGGGGTCGCGGCCAGCGGCAAGATTCTCTACGAGCGCGCCGACGGAACGATCTTCCCCCTGCACTACGAGGTGTCCCCGCTACGCGGGGCTCAGGGCCAGACCATGGGCGTCATCGGCGTGTTCATGGACCTGACCGACGAGGAGCAGGCCAAGGTGCACATCGAGGAGCAGCGCACCAAGCTGCTGGACGTGGCCCGCGAAATAAGCATGGTGGCCTCCAAGTTGTCCGTGGCCGGAGGC
Protein-coding regions in this window:
- a CDS encoding cytochrome c family protein translates to MRVAAVLVAVVLFLGFSLPGASAGPKSYIGSKACGECHQKEFDSFSKFAKKAHSFKSIQIMASKLEPSELKECYACHTTGYGQPGGFVSLEKTPELANAGCEVCHGPGSAHAESGEKSLIKNKLSVEECQTCHNGERVKSFGFKPMLFGGAH
- a CDS encoding methyl-accepting chemotaxis protein, producing MHIFYQSLGVRVLLLITGVSVLVFSGLFAANATWQNRSTMQLVSASSDRTADLILMAIEEPMRLGKNEETSHVFRKMARREQSSQIFLTDFKGNVTYSTNEGALRKDLAPFLGESGVAAMMGKTLGGNEASGRVTLDGKHMLAMTKPIRNEPECHHCHGAAKPVLGAIVVLQDISATMAQADNDKLMSGLISLAGLVLLLSLVTWFMKRAVLRRINSLAANTALVRQGRHDVDFQIKGQDELSGLSRDLAAMVRTIQDQLEYNNSVLSGINIPLFVTDKTGEFCFVNQPLSVILGQKQAELVCRHADVTLSEGGAPVTIATEVMNTGVAASGKILYERADGTIFPLHYEVSPLRGAQGQTMGVIGVFMDLTDEEQAKVHIEEQRTKLLDVAREISMVASKLSVAGGELSTQMEALTRSVEQTAAETSNLTLAMDQMNDTVIDVAKNAGETARVSDSAHKVALKGGEDVSRTADETRTVASRAQNLADSLSELKDRAMNIGKVMDVVGDIADQTNLLALNAAIEAARAGEAGRGFAVVADEVRKLAEKTMHATAEVAQAVNEIQEGTSTVAGGMAGTRESVEHAASMAEHSGRIFADIVSQSDRIADMIRSIASSAEQQSATSETINGNVAHINSLSQDIFSRIQQAHQGIASVNELSGHLKVLAGKFT